The DNA window tgacccagcaagccgacttctgggaatatatctgaaggaacccaaaacagtaattcaaaagaacataaacgtccctatgttcactgtagtattattacaatcaccaagatatggaagcagctcaggtgtccatcagcagataTATGGATAAAACAACcacaggacatttacacaatggaatgctactcagcataaaaacaagaaaattttaccttctgtgacagtatgaatggacctggagaacattatgctaactgacataagccagtcagagaacgacaaataccacatgatttcactcatatgtggaatctaatgaacaaactgaactaacaaggaaaatggggacagactcatagatggagaacgaATAGCAGCTgcaggggggggggcggtggggtgGCTGGGTTAGCAGGtagagggattaagcaaaaagggaCAAGGACTCATGGatacggacaacagtgtggtgattgctggggagagggggttaTAAGaatactaaatggtaatgaaaaaaaaatacaataaagattaaattttttaaaaagttcccacATTCTGCCAGTCTATTTCACATACCTGAGAACTTTTTTAGGAATCTGCGATGGAGAAGAAcgactcattttcttttcctgggaaTCCTGCAGAAACCCATCCCGCGTTCCGCCTTTCTCCACAACTGCGGACTGGTCTGCTCTGGGCTTATTCTGATCCACGCTGAGCTGACCTTCGGCAGGGTCACACCTGTACATGAAGACGATGGCTGGTTTCTCACTGGACTCTCCTTTTGCCTCTGCGAACCACTGATGGCGCTGAACCGGAGGAGGGGGCAGCATGTGGATGACTGTGCCATCCAGGCCCACCAGTTTCCCTTTCTCTCGCTCCTTCTCCTTGTCATCCTCCTCGTCTGTTTTCCGACGGCGGAAGAAGCTTTTAAATGATATCCAGCGTTTAGGTTTTGCATCAGCTGCCCGCCTGCTACCTTCAGAGTGCAAAACTGATTCAGCTTCTGTTGACCTGGTAGGGCTGGTTGACTTGGTCCAGTTGGTGAAATGCTTATGCAGAAGGTTACTCGCATGGTAAGGGGAAGAAGTAGAGCGTGGTGGGGGAAAAGGAGGTGGTGGCTCACTTTGGGGATTAGTCACTAatttggaggaggaagaggggactgGCTTTGCCAGTGGATCTTTCTGTACTTCAGTGGTAAGATTTTCTGTGTTCTGAGGTGCTTCGCGTTCACCACTGGGCTGAGATGTAAAGAGAGATTTGGGCCGGACGGGTGTACTCTTAGGGGCATCGACATCTGGAGGAACTGCATAAAGCTTTTCCACACTGCAAGCTTTCTGGCTCGACGGGGGCATTTCTGGAGAAGACTGTGGAGGTTGAATAGAAGCCACAATCTGAGAGAGCACTGTACTTGCTTTCTCCCTGTTGTTGCTGCCACTGCCTACCATCGGAGACCCCTGAGTGCCTTCTGTTCTAGCAATAGGTTCTTGAGTGGTTCTCTGGAGCTTTGTTGGGGAGCTGTGGCTGGAACTGTAGCTTCTCTGTGGTGAAGACTGACCTCTGTTGAGACAGCTGTTAAACTCCTGGACCTTCTGAGCCACTGAGCCCCTTTTACGCTCTGTACTATTGGAAAACCCTTTAGCTTGGGGACAATCAGTGGGGTTGCTGGTGGTGTCCTCAGACACTTTGCCTGTAGTTTCTATTTCTTCGTAAGTATGGCTTATCATACTTGTGGTTTTTTCCTTCACTGGAAGTTCTCCATTTGTTCCGAGGAAACTTTTATAAATGGCTAGATTGTCATATGCATTTGGATTGATTACGATGGGAACTTTGATAGCATTTTTGGAACTGCGAGCATAAGTTGGTTCGTCATGAATGATAATTGGGAAAGGTGGCATACCAGCATTGTTGTaactattaaattttatttcgGACAAATTAGGTGACTTCACAGGGATGGTTTTGGAGGAAACATTTATAGCTATGGGTGAAGTAGGAGCTGATTTGTGACAGTTTTTCCTTGGAGGGACATTTGGTCCAGTTCCAGCACTAATTAATTCCACCTTAGGTATCTTTTGTCTTGGACTGGTACTGGAAGTCCACACTTCTTGGTATTGAATTGCACTGGATTTTTGGAAATGGGCACTTATTTGACCTGATGTTGACACAGGTGGTGTCACTGGAGAGTTTGGAGCAGAAGATGAGCTTTTCGTCTTGGGGTTGTTACCAGGGCCCTCAAGGTGCTCACTGGCCATGGCTGCCGACACATCCACAACAGTATACGGCTTGCACAACGGCTGCTCGAGACTCACAACGCGGTAGGGCTTTGCTTGCTCTTGTGCAGGAATGAGGTTTATGATTACTGCTGGCCCTGCGACATCTGCAGAGGCTTTACTTCCTTGCTTCTCACTTTGTACCGCAATCTTGCCATCCTTCTCTTCCAATCTGAGAGCAAGGACTGCTTTGTGAGTCTCTGGAATTTTTACTGAGCTTTTGGATGCTTGTGATGAATCCTTCCCCTCACTGCTGCCAGAGAGGCTTTCATGATTGGGCTCACGCTCCTTCATATCCTTAGAACCTCCTGGGCTACCAGGAGACAGTCCCCCACTACACGTCTTCTGGGACAAACTGCTGGCTGTTTCAGAATGTGATTCTTCTGTTAGAGAAGAATCTGGTGAGGTGGAGTCAGATGACACCATACTCTGAGAGCATCCTGGTCCACAGACCACAGAATTCTCTTCGTAACCATTCAGGATCTCATCGTAACTGTCATCATAGTCCACAGCGCAGATCCTCTGTAGAGACTTATTTCGCAGAGGAACAGTATTCCACTTTTTGTCCACGTGGAACTGAACAGGAGACAAAGTATTTGCCCGAAAGTTAGCGAAGCGAGGTTGTCCCCTCATGCGAATCTCCATAGCCAACAGCTCTTCATCACTTTCATCCCAGCTCTCACGCTCCTCCTCCATGTTCCTGAAAAGTGCAtcttcctcactctcctctccACTGGAAAACTCTGGGTAACAGAACCGGCCCCCTTCATTACTGATCACTTCTGTGCTCCCACTCAGAATAACGTGCTTGCCCTGAGTATCCTTCATCCCACCAATCATGCAACTTGGTGGGAGCTTTCTTTCCAATGACCGTTTATAGCAATCATTTATTCTTCCTAAGAATATTTCTCTGGAGTTGGTTTCACTTCCTCTTATCTGAGAGGCAGTATCCAAGCCTGCTATCTCCTTCAACACTTCGGTTAGTCCATTATTGTTATTTGACATCTTCTTTGCATTATCATTACTGCCACAAGGTTTAGAAACATGGCTAATTCCTTCAgtatcattttcattattattattgagtgGTTTCTTAGTCAGAGCTGCCCTGTTTGGGCTCCTCCCTGTGACGACAGGTCTGCTCTCACAGTGCCCTTGGACGCCAAGCTCACTGCATGCAGTTTGCCCATCAGCCACCATCATGGTGGGCTTCACAGCTATCGTGGGTTTTTTAGCCACAGGCGGCCGGAAATTTCCGGTGTTCCTGACACGGTGATTGTTACTATGATTGGCATTAGTTTTCACATTGCCGTGGGTAATGGGTGTCTTCTCCGGCTCGGGAGGGAGCTGGTGCAGGCTTTTAGGTTTAAAACAGTTCTTGCATTCACCAGGCTTCCAGACGTGTTCAGTAAAGGTATTACAAGcagacattttagaaaacagagcTTCACAGACAATGCTTTCCTTTCAGTGCATGGCAAGACTTTCATCTGCTAGTTTTCACCTCCCCTATGTGTCGTCGCAGCAGCTCTTGTTAAGTATCATCGAtctgggggaaagggaaaaaagaagaaaatctgaatGGAAAAGGCACTACGAAGCTTTTCATGATgaatgacataaaaaaaaaattggctctGTTCCTTAAAAGACTGAGAGAAAAACTAACTGTAACGTTATTTTACACACTTTTGTTGAACCACATCTAATCTTTTGTTTGATGTCTCTATGGGAACGATACTGTGACCTTCCTAACCTGGGAATGCCTTTGAAACTGCTACCACCAACCTGCCTGAGACTTCTTGGTCTATTGTGGGTCCCTCTTCCTCTACCTACGCTTTACATTTTGGATATCTCACAGACTCCTCAAACTCATCGCATTCAAAACTAACCTTCTGGCTACCCCTTTTCTCAACTCCAAAAACCTATTCCAGCCAGCCTTTCTCTACCCCCTGGggcaccttcttcctcttttatccTAACTCCATTAATGTCGTCCACCTAGACAGCTAGCCTTCAGCCTTCAgaccattcttttttaaaaacttgtttctttatttttattgatcttCAGACCATTCTTGACACCTCTCCCCTCAATTCTAACACCACGTCCCACTAACTTCCTAAATTAGTCTTGCCAATTTTATCTATTATATTTCACTAGAACTCATTCTTGCCATTACCAAACACTGTAATTAATTTGCCTAGATTCCTGCAACAGGCTGTCAACTGATCTTCCTGTCCGTAGCCTCACCCCATTCCAATCCAACCCCTCCACCCTCGTTATTCAAAGTGTTACCCTCAGTCAAGTAGTATCAACCTCAACggggagcttgttagaaaggTAGTATCTTACACTTACTGGATCAGAACCTGTGTTTCAGTAAGCTTCTCTGGTGATTCCACTGTCCTATACCACCACCAGATTCAGCTAATATGCTCATGTCTAGCTTAACTTTTGTGTGGCTCAATCTTACCTACTGCACTGGCTATCAAATGTGACTTTGCAAACTAGAGGTTGCTAGCCAAATAAGAATCATCTGGGAAACCATCCCAGATATACCTAGTCCATCTCTCAGAAATGAGTCTGGggatctgatttttaaaataagttctcCAGGTAATTCTCTGTGCATTGAGGCATTGGAATCTCTAGTTATATGATGGAATACAAGTCCCTTAAGTTTTCATGATATGGTCTTTGTCTTCCTTCTAGCcttatgttttgaaaattaagtaGTCTTATCATTCATACCCTAAATCCCACTGGGCTACTTATTTTTCCTTGGTACTATCAAAGCTACTTAGACATGCCTCCATTTATaagcactttcatttttaactttttcctcaCTTAAAGAAGTTTTTGACCTTCTTTAAGTCCTACACTATATCTTATTCATCTCTGTATACTAGCATAAGGTGCTGAATAAACATTGGTTAATTAAAGCGCTGGGTttaaaggtaattaaaaaaaaaagaatctcatgGCTCTCTTCTCTTGTCTTAGGCACACAGCTGCAGGCCTTCCCACAGGACATCACTAGTCCTACACTTCTACTTTGGATATTGTAACACCGTTGGCAGTAGGTATGTACATGTAAGaactattttaataattgaaaagTTTAACTTCATTTCTGTACAGCAGTAACAGAATCCTTGGCTTTGGCCAGAAAATTAGCCTTTTTTGTCAAGTTTCAGCACatgtataaggaaggaaaaagtattttctttagcaaaaatatacaaaactaaGTCCCTTATAAACAACACTCATAAAAAAACTCTGCCTCGATGGAAGAAATCCAGACTTAAAGATCAAAGAATTCCATACAGAGAGGCCAACAGCTCAGTCCAAATCTAAGTTCATTATTAGCTGAAGATCATTAACCTGCTTTTCTCAATAaggctaaaatttatttttcaagtgtttgtttaaaagcatttatttactctttcaatACTCTGAAAGCTATACCCTAAGTTGATAAACGATGCCCCGCCAGGCTAAGACGAGAACATTTTCAGTAAGGAGAAGAGTGGCATAAAGTCCGACTGCAAGAGGAAAGCGGGGGCCGATCACACAGGGCTTTGCAGGCTTTTAAAGATCAGAGTTTATCCTGAGGAGTAGGAAGCCACTGGAGGTGAAACAACAtgatataatttgcatttttaaaaagatggctctaactaaaaaacataaaaaacttaGGTATAAGTCTAACAAAATGTGTAAGTTCTAAAATCTATATGCAGAAAGGTacaaaacactgagaaaaaatatccaataccatatttttcagactgtaagacgcaccggACCCTAAGATgaacctaggttttagaggaggcaaataggaaaaaaaaattttgaagcagaaaatgtggtaaaatatttaataacatcctttaaagcagaaatccttttctgctttgacatctttccacaattacagtagattcagcaggagactacagtaGGCTATCAAATCTTTctacagcaaaatacggtaatgacagaactatcagcactgtgtccttcatagttatgggggcactgtagctgagaacatcagtggatgacgcactgttatggggggatatGCCGCTGACGCTGTTatgggggggatctgctgctgacactgttatgggagGATCTGCttctggagggccacaggttgtgcagcactcttgtatggggacagcagttttgcacaacctgtgtgtctctgcagctgttgccaaatcaTAGCTCCCATCATCTCAACCTGTCCAAGCATAaagggagttgtagttttgcaacagctgcagggccacattcacaggtgaccctgcagtggaatttgcctatgttaatgctaatgggggacacaccagtcacgtgatggaggcacgtaTGGGCACCGCAGGCTTTCCTTTCCTAACAtcctgcaccgcctgtaccctcctccctagctcTATAGTATGTGAcagcatcaccccactcctgccgcCAGCTTCCTGCGGtggtgaccctgctcctgcctcctgtggccctgctccaccgccacccccttcccctcccagagagccaggtaagctacatttggactataagacgcaccccccatttccacccaaatttggggggcgggtgcttcttatagtccaaaaaatgcaggacctaaataaatgaagagatatacCACATTCTCTTGATACTGTTAAGATGTCAATTGTACCCAAAGTACTCTGTAGATTTAACATAAATGCAACCAAAATCcaaggtggatttttttttttgtagaaatcaCAAGCtgattcaaaaatttatatggaaaagcaaaggaactaaaatagccaaaacaatgtTGAGGAGAAAAAAGTTGGAAGACTTGGATTACCTGATTTCTTAGCATACTTAGCATACTTAGCATCTGAATACTTAGCATAAAGCTACAGTAACCCCATGTGGTGTTGGGACAAGGATAAGAACACAGAATGGGGACATGGGATTAAGTAAATTACAGCCAACAGGACACATCTAGCCTATAGCCTGTTTTTCTATGTCCCTCAGCTAAGGAtgcttctaaaatttttatatggTTGAAAAAAACAATAGAATGTTTTTTGACaagtgaaaattatatgaaattcaaatttcagtaccCATCAATAAAGCTATATTGGAAGACAGCCGGGCTCATTTctttacatattgtctgtggcAACGTCTGTGCTACAATGAAGAGCTGAGCAGCTGTGAACAGCTGTAGGTGGCTCTCTCACCACGTTGCGGTGCTTTCTAGTGTTCTAAAAACGGCAAAATTCCCACTGCTACATGTATTACCAGTGTGGAAACACAGTTTTCAAAGATAAAAGTAGTAAAGTTTCATTATATATGCATTAATAGATGaacatttgtatttaatttcGAGCCCTTAATAAGCAAAATGttatccctccacccctcaattCCATTCTTCTTATTAGCAGATCTGTGTCACAAAAATTATACtcaattattgtattttaaattgtcaaaaattcacggaaatttttttctcttgttacaGAAGTACCTACACAATATCTTGGATTTTGCCTTTTGAcctacaaaacctaaaatatttactaaccagttctttacagaaaatgttggCTTACCTCTGGCATAGATCAAAACAGAGAGAACGGACTAGAGTCCAAAAATAGACCCATGCAAATATAGGCAATTGATTTTGACAAAGatgaaaagaatattcttttcaacaaatgtgctAGAATAACTGGGTATCCACAGGCAATAAAAGAAACCTTAATCTCTACCTCAGGCCccataaacaaaaaattaactcacaatGGATCACAGATctaagtataaaatttaaaagaaaacataagagaaaatctttGCGACCATCAGGCACAGttcttagatacaacaccaaaaataCTGAtccataaaagagaaaaaaatagataattagaACTTCcgtcaaaataaaatgtttgctctgataaacaaatgagaagacaagccacagataaGAGTATTTTTGCAAAGTATATATCTGGCTTtgtatacagaatatataaaggactttgaacattcaacaaaaataaaataacactaattaaaaatacacaaaagactTAAGCATATACTTCATCAAAAGTATATATGGATTTCATATAAACATGTGAAAGATGCTAAATATCATTAGTCATACAGGAATGGTAGCTCACTGTAGTTTCAATGAGCTACCATTATACATGTATcagaatggttaaaataaaattaaaacaaaaactggtGCTAGGGAGAACGTGGAGCAATTGAAACTCatattgctagtgggaatgcaaatggctcagccactttgaaaaaattTGGAATAATGACATGTTCCCAGTCCTCTATGACACCAAAGCACCCAGTGTATTATGAAGAATttcataattcaaaaatttaatctgtaaaatatctACAATCATACAAATATGAATCCTTTACAAAAGTAAAGAGATAGCACCTATGAACAGATACTTAAAGGCTGATACTTAAAGTTATTTTAGAAGTCTGTGTTTTTAGAACATACATATGAAGAATCCTAAGGAATATTAttccaaatcttttattacaactAGAATCTTGATCATAATTAGGTACTTTTcatatcaggaagaaaaaaataaaatacaaaaagaaacagtttggcagtttcctaTAAAGTTTAACATAACATACACGGTCCACGGAGCCCAGCACTGCTGCCCCGAGGTGTCCACCCTGAGACAAAAGAAAAGGGATGTTTCCACGGAAGCCTGTGCATAAAGGCTCACAGGCAAACACTGGGCACGGTCCAAATACCGTGCAATAGTGGGGACATGACTGCATGCGTCGGTCAAAACTCAGAACTGTACacgaaataaaagattttttctgTACATAAATCAAACCTCAAAAAATCTGACTCAAAAGATAACAGacagctctggctgctgtgtgaaaAGTAAGTGGGAAAGAACGGGGTGGCGGGGAGGGCAGGAGACTTTAAAGAGCTATTGTGGTCAAACTAAGATATGACAAGAATCTGGAGTAGGATGTGGCaccagacagagaaggagagaaaggtagATGCAGGAATAAGTGAATTCCAGAGCAACATTTTAGGTTTATGAATTTGAATGATTTGTGGGGCCACTTGCTGAGATAAATAATGTTGGAAGAGGTACAACTTTTGGAGGGAAGATTATGAGTCCATATTTTTGTCAGCCTGCATGTGTGTAATAGAGCAAGGAATTAATTGAATTGAGAATTCTGGAGCACAGAAAAGAATTCTGCTGTTCGTATCTGGAAATTATTAGCATAGAAATATCTAGgccaaaaaggaaatagaatgagCTGGGGCAGTGGCCTTGGTGGGTGAACCAGGGAGAAGAGGATAATCTCCATAGAAGACTCAAAAGTTACAGCAGCCCGATGAGATTTCACTAAGGGGCTGAAGACGCCATTCCAATGCTGCTGAGCGGCACCAGAGCGCGAGAACTGAGTGTGCCCGCAGCACTTTGATGTGAGCTCGCCCGGATCTCAGCAGCGGTGGGGACAGAAAGCAGAGTGGGGTGAGCTGAAGAGTGAGGAGATGCAAGAGTACCTGTAGATACCTTTAGAAGTTTAGggtgaaaatggaagaaagagcTGGGAGTATGGAGAGGTGTCTAATTCCTTACTTGAAGATGGCAGAAATAATATGATGTTGAATGCCAGTATTACCTGGAGGAGAGGCtgaaaagacaggaaaagaggCAGATAATCACAACACACAGAATGCTAAACTGAGCAGGCCCTTACGTCAATCTCTGTTTCACGGATGagggaaaacaggctcagaaagaccACGTGGCAAATGAAAGACTATAGCTATGtacaatatattttgttttaaacatttttcttttttatatgtgatttttttcttttgttatatatGCTCACcatgaaaaataagaacagtatAACGAAAGTACATATCATGTGTACTTTCAGAAGTAACTT is part of the Desmodus rotundus isolate HL8 chromosome 7, HLdesRot8A.1, whole genome shotgun sequence genome and encodes:
- the PEAK1 gene encoding inactive tyrosine-protein kinase PEAK1 isoform X2; translated protein: MSACNTFTEHVWKPGECKNCFKPKSLHQLPPEPEKTPITHGNVKTNANHSNNHRVRNTGNFRPPVAKKPTIAVKPTMMVADGQTACSELGVQGHCESRPVVTGRSPNRAALTKKPLNNNNENDTEGISHVSKPCGSNDNAKKMSNNNNGLTEVLKEIAGLDTASQIRGSETNSREIFLGRINDCYKRSLERKLPPSCMIGGMKDTQGKHVILSGSTEVISNEGGRFCYPEFSSGEESEEDALFRNMEEERESWDESDEELLAMEIRMRGQPRFANFRANTLSPVQFHVDKKWNTVPLRNKSLQRICAVDYDDSYDEILNGYEENSVVCGPGCSQSMVSSDSTSPDSSLTEESHSETASSLSQKTCSGGLSPGSPGGSKDMKEREPNHESLSGSSEGKDSSQASKSSVKIPETHKAVLALRLEEKDGKIAVQSEKQGSKASADVAGPAVIINLIPAQEQAKPYRVVSLEQPLCKPYTVVDVSAAMASEHLEGPGNNPKTKSSSSAPNSPVTPPVSTSGQISAHFQKSSAIQYQEVWTSSTSPRQKIPKVELISAGTGPNVPPRKNCHKSAPTSPIAINVSSKTIPVKSPNLSEIKFNSYNNAGMPPFPIIIHDEPTYARSSKNAIKVPIVINPNAYDNLAIYKSFLGTNGELPVKEKTTSMISHTYEEIETTGKVSEDTTSNPTDCPQAKGFSNSTERKRGSVAQKVQEFNSCLNRGQSSPQRSYSSSHSSPTKLQRTTQEPIARTEGTQGSPMVGSGSNNREKASTVLSQIVASIQPPQSSPEMPPSSQKACSVEKLYAVPPDVDAPKSTPVRPKSLFTSQPSGEREAPQNTENLTTEVQKDPLAKPVPSSSSKLVTNPQSEPPPPFPPPRSTSSPYHASNLLHKHFTNWTKSTSPTRSTEAESVLHSEGSRRAADAKPKRWISFKSFFRRRKTDEEDDKEKEREKGKLVGLDGTVIHMLPPPPVQRHQWFAEAKGESSEKPAIVFMYRCDPAEGQLSVDQNKPRADQSAVVEKGGTRDGFLQDSQEKKMSRSSPSQIPKKVLSHVTHEVTEDFSSWDPRTVVAKQDGGGGTPALPLPELEKEEEKEDISEPMDLNPCSATYSNLGQSRAAMIPPKHPRQPKGALDDAITFGRKTDQETPNAFQIKPPPLPKKMIIRANTEPISKDLQKSMETSLCVMANPTYDIDPNWDASSAGSSISYEFKGLDVESCDSLERPVHKERPVPSAANSVSSLTTLSIKDRFSSSMESLYSRCGPAWRQGRGIQKPQRHALYRGLENREEVVGKIRSLHTDALKKLAVKCEDLFMAGQKDKLRFGVDSWSDFRLTSDKPCCEAGDAVYYTASYAKDPLNNYAVKICKSKAKESQQYYHSLAVRQSLAVHFNIQQDCGHFLAEVPVRLLPWKDPDAPEEEEDEMQENEEETKGESDGKSPESCSETESPWKASQGVICKKQRSHVVVITREVPRLTMADFVKGSLARHGKSPDVYERQVCLLLLQLCSGLEHLKPYHVTHCDLRLENLLLVHHQPRGTTHGLGPAEPSPSSSCLTRLLVSNFSQAKQKSHLVDPEVLRDQSRLAPEIITATQYKKCDEFQTGILIYEMLHLPNPFEESPELKEKEYTRADLPRIPLRSPYSWGLQQLASCLLNPNPSERILISDAKGVLQCLLWGPREDLFQTFNTTPSPAQRSSLLQNWLDIKRTVLMIKFAEKSLDREGGVSLEDWLCAQYLAFATPDSLSCIVKILQHR
- the PEAK1 gene encoding inactive tyrosine-protein kinase PEAK1 isoform X1, coding for MSACNTFTEHVWKPGECKNCFKPKSLHQLPPEPEKTPITHGNVKTNANHSNNHRVRNTGNFRPPVAKKPTIAVKPTMMVADGQTACSELGVQGHCESRPVVTGRSPNRAALTKKPLNNNNENDTEGISHVSKPCGSNDNAKKMSNNNNGLTEVLKEIAGLDTASQIRGSETNSREIFLGRINDCYKRSLERKLPPSCMIGGMKDTQGKHVILSGSTEVISNEGGRFCYPEFSSGEESEEDALFRNMEEERESWDESDEELLAMEIRMRGQPRFANFRANTLSPVQFHVDKKWNTVPLRNKSLQRICAVDYDDSYDEILNGYEENSVVCGPGCSQSMVSSDSTSPDSSLTEESHSETASSLSQKTCSGGLSPGSPGGSKDMKEREPNHESLSGSSEGKDSSQASKSSVKIPETHKAVLALRLEEKDGKIAVQSEKQGSKASADVAGPAVIINLIPAQEQAKPYRVVSLEQPLCKPYTVVDVSAAMASEHLEGPGNNPKTKSSSSAPNSPVTPPVSTSGQISAHFQKSSAIQYQEVWTSSTSPRQKIPKVELISAGTGPNVPPRKNCHKSAPTSPIAINVSSKTIPVKSPNLSEIKFNSYNNAGMPPFPIIIHDEPTYARSSKNAIKVPIVINPNAYDNLAIYKSFLGTNGELPVKEKTTSMISHTYEEIETTGKVSEDTTSNPTDCPQAKGFSNSTERKRGSVAQKVQEFNSCLNRGQSSPQRSYSSSHSSPTKLQRTTQEPIARTEGTQGSPMVGSGSNNREKASTVLSQIVASIQPPQSSPEMPPSSQKACSVEKLYAVPPDVDAPKSTPVRPKSLFTSQPSGEREAPQNTENLTTEVQKDPLAKPVPSSSSKLVTNPQSEPPPPFPPPRSTSSPYHASNLLHKHFTNWTKSTSPTRSTEAESVLHSEGSRRAADAKPKRWISFKSFFRRRKTDEEDDKEKEREKGKLVGLDGTVIHMLPPPPVQRHQWFAEAKGESSEKPAIVFMYRCDPAEGQLSVDQNKPRADQSAVVEKGGTRDGFLQDSQEKKMSRSSPSQIPKKVLSGLICFSHVTHEVTEDFSSWDPRTVVAKQDGGGGTPALPLPELEKEEEKEDISEPMDLNPCSATYSNLGQSRAAMIPPKHPRQPKGALDDAITFGRKTDQETPNAFQIKPPPLPKKMIIRANTEPISKDLQKSMETSLCVMANPTYDIDPNWDASSAGSSISYEFKGLDVESCDSLERPVHKERPVPSAANSVSSLTTLSIKDRFSSSMESLYSRCGPAWRQGRGIQKPQRHALYRGLENREEVVGKIRSLHTDALKKLAVKCEDLFMAGQKDKLRFGVDSWSDFRLTSDKPCCEAGDAVYYTASYAKDPLNNYAVKICKSKAKESQQYYHSLAVRQSLAVHFNIQQDCGHFLAEVPVRLLPWKDPDAPEEEEDEMQENEEETKGESDGKSPESCSETESPWKASQGVICKKQRSHVVVITREVPRLTMADFVKGSLARHGKSPDVYERQVCLLLLQLCSGLEHLKPYHVTHCDLRLENLLLVHHQPRGTTHGLGPAEPSPSSSCLTRLLVSNFSQAKQKSHLVDPEVLRDQSRLAPEIITATQYKKCDEFQTGILIYEMLHLPNPFEESPELKEKEYTRADLPRIPLRSPYSWGLQQLASCLLNPNPSERILISDAKGVLQCLLWGPREDLFQTFNTTPSPAQRSSLLQNWLDIKRTVLMIKFAEKSLDREGGVSLEDWLCAQYLAFATPDSLSCIVKILQHR